The sequence AGTTTACCCGGGGTAATCTGCTTGTGCCCCTTCCGCCGCGCGGCCGGTGCGGGGCATACTTGTCGTATGGTCCCCGCCTGGGGGCGGGTTCGCTGCGCTGGGCCTTGGAAGGATTGGGTTGTGTCGGATTCGTCGCGTGAGGGTCGCCTGTTCGGGCGGCGTCGGCGTGCGAACGTACCGACCGAGCAGAGGCGGTCGAAACGCTACGAGGTGTCCGTCAGCCCGATGGAGGATGCGCACCTGCGGGCCCGGGCGGAGGTGCTGGAGGTGACGGTGCCGCGCCTGTTGTTCGAGTCCGCGATGAACGCGCAGGTCCGGACGGACACGGAATGGAAGCTCGTCGGCGCTGAACTGTTCCGGGTGTCGAGGTTGATGAAGTCGGTGTCGGACAACATGAACCAGCTCGCGAAGTTCGCTAACTCGGAAGGCCGCTTCCCGGCCGAAGCAGAGGACGTGTACGCGGAGTACCGCCGGTTGCTGCCGAAGCTCGAGGCGACGATCGACAGGCTGGCGGGCCAGTGAGAACGAACATCACCCGCGGGTCGCAAATGTCCGGGCTCATGTCGTATCTCGCGGGCGGCGGGAAGTCGAACGAGCACACCGAACAACACCTTGTTGCTGGGGATCCGGCGATCATGGCGATGCACGGCGACGCGGTCCTTGACCATACAACCGCGCTTGAGATCGCGAAGAGCCTCGACCGGCCGAGGAAATTCTTCGGCGTCGAAGTGACCCGCCTCGCTGTGCAGAAAGGCGACGACGGTGTCGCCCTCCGAGACGCCGCCGGCGCTGTAGTGAAGGAACGCGTCCAGGCCGACGTGTGGCACTGCTCCTTGTCGTTGGCTGCGGAAGAAGGTCAGCTGACGGACGAGAAATGGGGGCAGATCTCAACCGACTTCGTTGACCGGATGGGGTTCGCCGGCGACGACCTCGGGAAGGCGAACTGCCGGTGGGTTGCCGTCCGTCACGGGCTGTCGAAGAACGGCAACGACCACGTCCACATCGCTGTTTCGTTGGTCCGTGAGGACGGGACGAAAGCGGACGTGAACAACGACTACAACCGGTCCCAGAAGATCAGCCAAGAACTGGAACGCGACTACGGGTTGCAGGTCTACACCCAGCCCGAACGCGAATACGGCGAACGCGGCATCCGGCCCGGCGCCCGCGAATCCGCGAACCGTCGCGGACAGAAAGAACCCGACATGCACCGCCTCGAGCGCGCCATCCGCGCCGCCGCCGTGTCATCGGTCGATGAGGGTGAGTTCGTGCGGCGGATGCGGCAGGCCGGCGTCCTGATCCGGCCTCGATTCGCCGCCGGACGCGACGACGTCGTCGCCGGCTACTCCGTCGCACTACGACCAGAGAAAGGGCAGCCGGTGATCTGGCACGGTGGTGGGAAACTCGCCCGCGACCTCACCCTGCCCGAACTCCGGAAAGGGTGGCCGGACCGCCCCGAAACCGCAACCGCCGCCGTCCAGGAATGGCGGGCCACGTCGAAGAACCCATGGCGGTACACACCCGCGAACCCGGGCCGGGAAACCCGTGAACCCTCCCCCGGCCTCTGGACGAAGTACGCCCGCGAACTCAGCGCGCTTCGCGAGAAGATGCGTGCCGTGCCAGCGTCGGATCGGGACGCGTGGGCGCGCGTCGCCCGGGAGACGTCGGGTGCGTTTGCGGCCTGGTCGCAACGCGTCGAAACCACCCCCGGGCCCCTCGCCGAAGCATCACGAAGCCTCGCCCGGTCGGCGCATCTGCGGGCGCATGAGACGAAGGCGCGACCGGTGGCGTGGGCGTCGGCCGCCGGCAACGCGATGGTGCTCATGCAGGTCGCCCAGACCGGGAAACCGACCCTCGCGTTGGCGTTGGTGCTGCGTGAGCTCGAGAAGCTCAGCCGCGCCGTCCACGACATGCACCGCGCTGCCGGCGACGCCAGCCGCGCCAGCGACGTCCGCAACATGATGCAACACCGCCTCCACACCGTCTCCCAGCAAATGCCACACATCCCCGACTCGGGAATTGGGGCGACCGTAGTTCAGACGTTGACGGCGGAGCAGCAGCAGGTCCGGGCGCGGATGGCAGCCGAACGCGGCTGGGCCGACGGCACACCCCTCCCTGCGCCGCTGACCAAACGCGCACCCGACTGGGCCACAGACGGGGCACCGCAGCGCGGACGCGACGACGACCGCGGCCGCTAACCCCTCACGCACGAACCGGATGAACAGGAGCCACAGATGACTGAGCATGATGCAGACGGCGGGGTCGAAGAGCAAATGCATGCCGCTACCCGGACCGCGCTGACGGTCGCCCTGCAGATGGGCGAACGATTCGCCCGGGTCCGGGAAGAGATGGCACGCCAAGCCGAGCGCCGCGACACCGCCGTTGCCCGCGAGCTCGCGAGCAGGTTCGATGCGGAACGAGCAGCTGCCCGGGCAGAGCTCGTGGTCGTCGACCAGCCCACCTGGTGGGAGAACGCCAGCAGAGCCGATGTCGCTCGCGTCGCAGAAACCGCCCAGACCTGGCGAGGCCTAGACGACCGCGCCGCCGCAGCGGCGGACACCATCGGCCGGGAAGTGCAGGAACGGTACGGCGTCGACGTCAACTCGCTGCCAACGTCCGAGCGCCGGACGGCGGGCGAAGAGCGTGCTGAGGCTGCGCTGCTCATCGCGGAAGCAGACCGGCTCGACCGCAACACCAACAACCAGGCCGCTGCCGGCGAGATACCGGCAGATGTTGTCGCGGACCTCGAGGCGCAGGCGCGTTCCTACGATGACGCGGCCGCCCGGGGCGGGGAGGACGGCAAGACCCCCGACGAGCTCCGCGAACTCGCCTCAGACGCCCGCGCCCAAGCACAACTGCACCACACCACCAGAGAAGCCGCCGCCCCATCGCCGGTCGCTGACACGGCACGCACGGATGCCGACGACAACTACGACAGCGCTGCCCGGCGCGACGCGTTCGCGGCGGACCTCGAAAGCAGAGGTGTCAGTTCAGAGGACATCAAAGCGCGCCTCCGCGCAGACGTTGACCACGCACGCCCCGCCCACGAAGTACTCACCTCGCCAGCCCGTGCGTCCCGGGTGAAGTCACCGTCCGGGACTCCGGCCGGCCGGCAGAGGCAGCGCGGCGACCGCAGCCGCTAACCACGGGGGCCGAGCCGGGTCCATTACCCAGTCGCTTCGGTATCAGCCCAGCTGGGCTGGGGGTGGTGTCTCCGGAACGGCGGGCACGCCCTGCCGGAAGATCGGGTTCAGGATGCGCAGCGCCTTGTCGGGTAGACCATCGCCTGGGTAGAAGGTTGCCAACAGATCTTCGGCGGCGTCGATGTCGTGGATGTTGCAGATCGCGAGGAGGTTGGCGATGTCTTGCACATCACGGCCGGGTCGAGACGCGTTCATCTTCATCGCCAGCAGAGCCCGGGGTGAGGCGACTTCGACGGTGATGTTCTCGTCCGCGTAGAGACTTTCCCACCCGGGGTCTGCGCCGTATGCGGGGACGAACAGCGCAGCGTTGCTGTTCAGCCAGTCGTCCGGCCACCCATTCTCGTTAGCGACGTCGATCGCAGCGTCGAGGATGGGCTGCTCTGGGTAGAGGACCGCGTCGACGTCGGCGGTGGTGCGGCGATCGAAGTAGCGAAGGGCGAGGGCCGCTCCTCCAACGATGCGGATACCGGCGGGCTGGCCGCGGGTGCGGAGTATTTCGATGACCGCGTTGATACCGCGGATGAGGTCAGCCCTGTCGAGCTGGTCACCCGGCATCAGACACTCTCCAGCGTCGCGGACTCGATGAGGATGCCGCGTCGAAGGAACGCAGCCGGCACCCGCGCCGGATCAGCCGGAATGTCGTAGACGCTCGAGCGGGGGGCCCAGGAGTCTTCTGGGTTGCCTGTTCTGGCGGCAACCCAATCCGGAACGGGCAAGTCGTCCGAGGTCAGCCGGTATTCGCAGAGCGCCGCGATCGCAGCGTCCCAGTGCCCGGACCCGGTCGGGGCAGGCTCGGTGAGGGTCAGGCCGACCCGCGTGGCGCCGCGCTCGGCGGCGAGGTTGTCGGCGAGCTGCAGGAAGCGACGGAACGCCACCGCATCATCCGACGCCTCAGTGGCGTCGCTGATTTCAGACGCGATGTGGGCTGCATCGCTACGCACAGTCGGCACCGTGACAATGGAGTGCCTGGTCGCGCGGAGAAGCGCGTCCAGCGTGGTCACCAACGGTTCGCGCTTTCCGTGCTCGATCAAAGACAACGATGAACCTGCAACGCCGGAACGGCTCGAGAGATCGCTCTGGCTGAGCCCGCTCGCCGCTCTCGCCGACCGAGCCAGAACGTTCGCTGCCATGACTCCGCCTTTACTAGTTAGTAAAAGCATATCAGGGAGCCTCATCGCATCCGCTGGTTGCCGTCGTTCGGGTAGACACAGCCTGGTCTCACATAAGAGCATTCGACTGGTGATCTGGGGCGAAGTAGCCGTCCGGCGGGGCTACGTAGGGCAACAGGTCACCGGGTTTGCTTTCGTCTTCGGAGCCGGCGAAGGGGCCGTCCGGGGAGAGCAGCACGGCCATCTGCCGGTCGCAGTGGGTGAGCCACCAGTCGCTCATTGCAGCTGGGTCTTGGCGGGCTTTCTCCCACGCCCGCCAGAGGGCTTCGATGCGGCTGATGGCTTCTTCGCTTTTCCACCAGGACGCCCGCCACCGGAAGTTCCCACGTCCCGGGCGGGTGATCTGGCGCCGGTATTTGTAGCGCAGCTGCTTCCGCACGAACTCGTCCGCCGACCCGTAGAACAGTGTCGGTACGAATTTCTCCGCCTCCCCGTCCTCTTCTGCGTTGTCGGGTTCGTCGTCGAAGTCGTAGCTGCTTCCCATTGTTACGATCGGCCGGGTTCGTGGGCGGCGATGGACGCTGTGATCGCCGCGACCGTGTTCTTACTACCGGTGAACCAGGGCAGGGTTCGAAGGAGCGCTGCACGATTTCCGGAGGAGAACATCACGGCGCGGCCGCGGGGCATGTCTGCGAGTTCCTGCACCTCGAGGATCTTCTCCCGCTTCAATGCGGACGAGGTGGAGCGGATGCCGCGGTTGAGGCTGACGGAGGTGGTCTCCCGGTCGTAGGTGCCGATCAGGTCCGACATTTCGCCTAGGAATGCGGGCTCGGAGACGCCGCCGGCATAGATCTTGACGTTGGACGCAGACCAGAGCTTTCGCATACCGTCTTGCCCGAACACCGCGATGCCCTGACTGTAGGACTGGAACACGCTCATGATCGGAATCCCCCGGGACCCGAAGTGGGAGTACAGGTCAGGCAGGTCTGTCCACCGGCAGACGTTCGCCGCCTCATCCAGCAACCCCAGCAACGGCGTCTGCAGCCGGCCGCCGGGTGAGTTCGATGCCAACTCTTCGGCCGCCTCGATCGTGGCAGCGGTGAGAGCAGTGACGAGGGGCCCTGCGGTGCCGGCGCCTTCCTTGGACAGGCTGTAAAGGGTGCCAGTGCCCTTCACGAACTCGTGCGGATCGAACTCTGGTCTCGGAATGAGCGGGGAGGGGTCAGGGTTCACCCATCGTTCGATGCCGGTGTTGTTCAGGCACGCAGCCATCCGTTCCGCGGACGAATAAATACCGTCCCGTTGTTTCTCAGTGGCCTGCTGCACGGCGCTGACGCTTTCCGCGAGACGCTGGTACCCGGCGCGTTCAAGGTAGGTGACAGCCTGGGTGCGGCTGACGTTCGTCAACCACTCATACACATCGGTGACCGGCCGGCCACCGACAGCAGCTGCGAGGAGGAACGCGGCGAGGAGGTTCTGCCCTTTCCCATCGAAGTACGCATCCGTCTTAGCCCCCGGCAGGGTAGTGCCGGAGGCGAAGTGCTGCGCCATCTTCGCCGCCTTCGTGTCATCAATGACGTAGGACAGCGGGTTCCACCACCACGTGGGCTCCTCCAACGCGACGCGTTGCGGATCGAACACCCACACCGGCCCTACCGTGCCGCGCGGGTCACGGGTCGCATCAAGAACGTCCCGCTTGTTCGACGTCGTCACGACCGCGCCGGGCGCCGCGGTGATGGCCGGGATCACTAACGAGGTCGATTTCCCGACACGGGGGCCAGCGATGAGGATCATCATGTCCTCAAACGACGCGTATACCGTTCGCGCGCCGAGCAGCAGCTTCCCGATGGGGATCCCGGCGGAGTCTGCCACGCCGAGACGCGCAGACTTCTTCCGCGCCAGCTTGGACTGCAGGCCGTCGAGATCCCGGGCCCGGGCCATGTACCGGGCAGCATGGTCAACGCTGGTGCGCCCCTTCCGACCAGCGGCGCGCACCCACAAACAGAAACCTCCGACACCGATCATCAGGCCAACCAGGACGCTAGCGATGAGGGTTCCGGTGGGTGGCCAGGTGATGGTGTCGCGGAGTAGGCCGCTGATGATCGCGAACGGGTCCGAAGGCAACCCCGGGTTCAGGCCGTCTGCTTTTGACCCGACGGCCACCGAGATCCAGATGACGCCGACCGCGGTGAATGCGGTGAACGCGAAACCGAGCAGGAGGGCGTTGTTGGATTTCCCGGGTTCTAGGCGCCGGTTGTTGGCGACGCTCATGGCAAGATCTCCACGTTCACCGGGTCGGTGGTGCGTCCGGCGCGGGAGGCGGTGTGCCAGAGTTTGTTGGTGTCGTTGACCTCCATCTCCGCCTGCGTCAGTTCCACCCGGATAGGGATACCGGGCCGGCCGCCGACTTTGATCAGGAACCGGCCGCGGCCGGGAGGCTCTGCCTCGTGCCCGGAGACCGGGTCCCATGCGGGTGGGTCCTGCCAGGACGTAAGCATCGACTGCTCCGCCAAGGAAAGAGGTACGGCGGAGGTGAGCAGGGGCATTTCCGCGCCCGGTAGGCCGCCGCAGACGACCAT comes from Subtercola boreus and encodes:
- a CDS encoding plasmid mobilization protein, with translation MSDSSREGRLFGRRRRANVPTEQRRSKRYEVSVSPMEDAHLRARAEVLEVTVPRLLFESAMNAQVRTDTEWKLVGAELFRVSRLMKSVSDNMNQLAKFANSEGRFPAEAEDVYAEYRRLLPKLEATIDRLAGQ
- a CDS encoding relaxase/mobilization nuclease domain-containing protein, whose amino-acid sequence is MSGLMSYLAGGGKSNEHTEQHLVAGDPAIMAMHGDAVLDHTTALEIAKSLDRPRKFFGVEVTRLAVQKGDDGVALRDAAGAVVKERVQADVWHCSLSLAAEEGQLTDEKWGQISTDFVDRMGFAGDDLGKANCRWVAVRHGLSKNGNDHVHIAVSLVREDGTKADVNNDYNRSQKISQELERDYGLQVYTQPEREYGERGIRPGARESANRRGQKEPDMHRLERAIRAAAVSSVDEGEFVRRMRQAGVLIRPRFAAGRDDVVAGYSVALRPEKGQPVIWHGGGKLARDLTLPELRKGWPDRPETATAAVQEWRATSKNPWRYTPANPGRETREPSPGLWTKYARELSALREKMRAVPASDRDAWARVARETSGAFAAWSQRVETTPGPLAEASRSLARSAHLRAHETKARPVAWASAAGNAMVLMQVAQTGKPTLALALVLRELEKLSRAVHDMHRAAGDASRASDVRNMMQHRLHTVSQQMPHIPDSGIGATVVQTLTAEQQQVRARMAAERGWADGTPLPAPLTKRAPDWATDGAPQRGRDDDRGR
- a CDS encoding DUF6036 family nucleotidyltransferase; this encodes MPGDQLDRADLIRGINAVIEILRTRGQPAGIRIVGGAALALRYFDRRTTADVDAVLYPEQPILDAAIDVANENGWPDDWLNSNAALFVPAYGADPGWESLYADENITVEVASPRALLAMKMNASRPGRDVQDIANLLAICNIHDIDAAEDLLATFYPGDGLPDKALRILNPIFRQGVPAVPETPPPAQLG
- a CDS encoding helix-turn-helix domain-containing protein, encoding MAANVLARSARAASGLSQSDLSSRSGVAGSSLSLIEHGKREPLVTTLDALLRATRHSIVTVPTVRSDAAHIASEISDATEASDDAVAFRRFLQLADNLAAERGATRVGLTLTEPAPTGSGHWDAAIAALCEYRLTSDDLPVPDWVAARTGNPEDSWAPRSSVYDIPADPARVPAAFLRRGILIESATLESV
- a CDS encoding DUF4913 domain-containing protein; translated protein: MGSSYDFDDEPDNAEEDGEAEKFVPTLFYGSADEFVRKQLRYKYRRQITRPGRGNFRWRASWWKSEEAISRIEALWRAWEKARQDPAAMSDWWLTHCDRQMAVLLSPDGPFAGSEDESKPGDLLPYVAPPDGYFAPDHQSNALM
- a CDS encoding type IV secretory system conjugative DNA transfer family protein encodes the protein MSVANNRRLEPGKSNNALLLGFAFTAFTAVGVIWISVAVGSKADGLNPGLPSDPFAIISGLLRDTITWPPTGTLIASVLVGLMIGVGGFCLWVRAAGRKGRTSVDHAARYMARARDLDGLQSKLARKKSARLGVADSAGIPIGKLLLGARTVYASFEDMMILIAGPRVGKSTSLVIPAITAAPGAVVTTSNKRDVLDATRDPRGTVGPVWVFDPQRVALEEPTWWWNPLSYVIDDTKAAKMAQHFASGTTLPGAKTDAYFDGKGQNLLAAFLLAAAVGGRPVTDVYEWLTNVSRTQAVTYLERAGYQRLAESVSAVQQATEKQRDGIYSSAERMAACLNNTGIERWVNPDPSPLIPRPEFDPHEFVKGTGTLYSLSKEGAGTAGPLVTALTAATIEAAEELASNSPGGRLQTPLLGLLDEAANVCRWTDLPDLYSHFGSRGIPIMSVFQSYSQGIAVFGQDGMRKLWSASNVKIYAGGVSEPAFLGEMSDLIGTYDRETTSVSLNRGIRSTSSALKREKILEVQELADMPRGRAVMFSSGNRAALLRTLPWFTGSKNTVAAITASIAAHEPGRS